A stretch of Podospora bellae-mahoneyi strain CBS 112042 chromosome 5, whole genome shotgun sequence DNA encodes these proteins:
- a CDS encoding hypothetical protein (EggNog:ENOG503P88H; COG:S) — MHFSQIIQLSIVLAGLACAAPQPNPVLETVMVSNGDTTVAVQVEALSPVGTGPFTGGEIIARGEILARQDSVNCKGSSRCSNSQGFKDQCLRAKNKIENTTYTTGGAASGTCDGNCGLFVQGNGCSASGDVMRSAYDAIRRNGCQACGSAHWNNGCYITVNFVTGC, encoded by the exons ATGCATTTCTCTCAGATCATCCAGCTCTCTATCGTCTTGGCCGGACTGGCATGCGCCGCGCCCCAGCCCAACCCGGTCCTCGAGACCGTGATGGTCTCCAACGGCGACACCACCGTGGCTGTCCAGGTCGAGGCACTCTCCCCCGTCGGCACCGGCCCCTTCACCGGCGGCGAGATCATCGCCCGCGGTGAGATCCTTGCCCGCCAGGACTCGGTTAACTGcaagggcagcagcaggtgctCCAACTCGCAAGGTTTCAAGGACCAGTGCCTCAgggccaagaacaagatcGAGAACACCACCTACACGACTGGCGGCGC AGCAAGTGGCACGTGCGATGGAAACTGCGGCCTCTTCGTGCAAGGCAACGGATGCTCCGCTTCGGGGGATGTCATGAGGAGCGCCTACGACGCGATCCGCAGAAACGGATGCCAGGCTTGCGGGTCAGCCCACT GGAACAATGGCTGCTATATCACCGTCAACTTTGTGACCGGCTGCTAA
- a CDS encoding hypothetical protein (MEROPS:MER0006204; COG:V; EggNog:ENOG503PCK9) produces MTSRLDSILEKYVAQGNDTANKVLGASLVVANEDEVIYFGSAGRIKMAPDAPAFSTDSFSFVASMTKIITIICALQIVERGLIGLEDDIRPLVPELASAQILKGFDEENGGAPILVDNTVAITLRHLLTHTIGQGYDVGDPDLLRWSQYIGRTVNATSSTREGWDTPLKFEPGTGWYYGTAIDWAGFALEELTGTTLGEYMQEHVLDPLGMDETTFHPLRPEIWEKVKDRYVEVSYRAADGTLTEGPLITPLEPPVESGGSGLFTTAADYIKFLQALLQDTKGKGNLLKKETVDELFRPQLNDKQKEDEAKILIGTGFAPEFDELTASEISWGLGGGINLVDLATGRKNGSMMWSGVVNPHWMMDPTTGITATLFVSVLPFGDPVPGRLFKELEAVIYGELLSEC; encoded by the exons ATGACATCCAGGCTCGACTCCATTCTTGAAAAGTATGTTGCCCAAGGCAACGACACGGCGAACAAGGTGTTGGGGGCATCACTGGTTGTCGCGAATGAAGATG AGGTGATTTACTTTGGCTCAGCAGGCCGCATTAAAATGGCCCCTGATGCTCCTGCATTTTCGACCGACTCTTTCAGCTTTGTCGCGTCTATGACCaaaatcatcaccatcatctgtGCCCTTCAAATCGTCGAGCGAGGTCTCATCGGACTGGAAGACGATATCCGCCCGCTGGTCCCTGAGCTGGCTTCAGCACAGATTCTGAAGGGTTTCGACGAAGAAAATGGTGGTGCCCCCATCTTGGTGGACAACACAGTGGCCATTACGCTGAGACATCTCTTGACGCACACCATAGGCCAAGGGTACGATGTTGGTGACCCAGATCTGTTGCGATGGTCCCAGTACATTGGGAGAACAGTCAATGCAACCAGCTCGACGCGGGAAGGCTGGGACACGCCTCTCAAATTCGAACCAGGAACGGGTTGGTACTACGGCACTGCAATCGACTGGGCGGGATTTGCTCTTGAAGAGCTCACAGGAACAACACTTGGCGAATACATGCAGGAACACGTTCTCGATCCACTGGGAATGGACGAGACCACATTTCATCCGTTGAGACCGGAGATCTGGGAAAAGGTCAAGGACCGATACGTGGAAGTTTCTTATCGAGCTGCGGATGGTACACTGACCGAAGGACCACTCATCACACCGCTTGAACCGCCTGTTGAAAGTGGTGGCTCTGGACTGTTTACCACAGCTGCTGATTACATCAAGTTCTTGCAAGCTTTGCTGCAGGACAcaaagggcaagggcaatCTGCTGAAGAAAGAAACTGTTGACGAGCTTTTCCGGCCTCAGCTGAACGACAAAcagaaggaggacgaggcaAAAATTTTGATCGGGACAGGTTTCGCACCGGAATTTGATGAGCTGACTGCCAGCGAGATAagctgggggttgggtggcgGCATTAATCTGGTGGATCTGGCAACGGGAAGAAAGAATGGAAGCATGATGTGGTCTGGGGTGGTCAACCCGCATTGG ATGATGGACCCGACTACGGGAATTACTGCAACACTGTTTGTCAGTGTCTTGCCGTTTGGTGACCCAGTTCCAGGCAGGCTTttcaaggagctcgaggccgTCATATATGGCGAGCTGCTGTCGGAATGTTGA
- a CDS encoding hypothetical protein (COG:U; EggNog:ENOG502GRR2), with product MRTTRSASKKRTESLSSPPKKANQPSKSFPPKTDDGHYIIVNGRKWRATDPLIPDHALAELKHFLAKGRSGARRQNKNDMQKLPLSRKTTGLAKLGLGERGKPEWWNDTDEGRKERWENALIQLRELHAESST from the coding sequence ATGAGAACAACGAGATCCGCCAGTAAGAAACGGACAGAGAGCCTGTCTAGCCCACCAAAGAAAGCCAACCAACCGTCAAAGTCATTCCCACCCAAAACCGACGACGGCCATTACATCATCGTCAACGGCCGCAAATGGCGCGCGACAGATCCCCTGATTCCCGATCACGCCCTGGCTGAACTAAAGCATTTTCTCGCCAAAGGGAGATCCGGTGCACGCCGACAGAATAAAAATGACATGCAGAAGCTGCCGTTATCGCGCAAAACAACCGGACTGGCCAAGCTCGGCCTTGGAGAACGTGGCAAGCCAGAATGGTGGAACGATACAGATGAGGGTCGCAAAGAAAGATGGGAGAATGCATTGATCCAACTCCGGGAGCTTCACGCCGAAAGTTCAACATAA
- a CDS encoding hypothetical protein (EggNog:ENOG503PXEY) produces the protein MAAVRRSGSGTSTTSMRPPSLPSIPDLDYLDDISGLQFDGQDGEKEVIYLGAPADYLSLDERIAVAATRARARTVVTVASFPPARYASPPPTSSSRSSSTCFEKEATTTTTTTIPYPVQRSKSQSTILQTRSPPFRVNTPDLSFQNRPKSVSCLGDLLYQSKALHASPGPSTSSSTSNSSTLESWTITYHAPIERLTTRYCLLGLPFPLCQRTEIEEGRILSITPNIHFTQTELLSEIASDKTHFTARTGKPPSMHAGDLDRRLRCLDWKVQDEIYDLLNDRTASSSNAFKRREWKVVVMVAVEAGEIMTERGADEETRSSKTRGAGGKRRRLLDGTGARGLLLRNVLRKEKKMPKAAVTEYRLILRGREVKASEQGWGYYNRYTRPSRGALCDNDKEKNKETGVKRRWSTMSSISTMTTRTGKSERYVDF, from the exons ATGGCGGCGGTAAGGAGATCCGGAAGTGggaccagcaccaccagcatgCGACCGCCGAGCCTACCCTCCATCCCCGATCTCGATTACCTCGATGACATATCCGGGCTACAATTCGACGGTCAAGAcggagaaaaagaagtcaTATACCTCGGGGCACCAGCCGACTACCTCTCCCTTGATGAAAGGATAGCCGTGGCGGCAACACGAGCGCGGGCAAGAACGGTGGTAACAGTCGCTTCTTTCCCACCAGCACGATAcgcctccccaccgccaacctcctcttcaagatcatcatcaacatgtttcgaaaaagaagcaaccaccaccaccaccaccaccatcccctaCCCCGTCCAACGAAGCAAATCCCAGTCAACCATACTCCAAACCCGCTCCCCACCATTCAGAGTCAACACCCCTGATCTCTCCTTTCAAAACCGACCAAAAAGTGTTTCCTGCCTCGGGGACCTCCTCTATCAATCCAAAGCCCT CCACGCCTCTCCAGGCCCCTCCACTTCCAGCAGTACTTCAAACTCTTCCACCCTCGAATCCTGGACAATAACCTACCACGCCCCCATCGAGCGCCTAACCACCCGCTActgcctcctcggcctccccttccccctctgcCAACGCACCGAAATCGAAGAAGGCCGCATCCTGTCCATCACCCCAAACATCCACTTCACCCAAACCGAACTGTTGTCTGAAATCGCCTCCGACAAAACCCACTTCACCGCCCGCACCGgaaaacccccctccatgCATGCCGGCGATCTCGACCGTCGGCTCCGGTGCCTTGACTGGAAAGTCCAGGACGAAATCTATGATTTGCTCAACGACAGGACGGCAAGCAGTAGTAACGCGTTCAAGAGAAGGGAATGGAAGGTTGTTGTCATGGTGGCAGTGGAAGCAGGGGAGATCATGACTGAACGGGGGGCTGATGAAGAGACCAGGTCGTCTAAAACAAGGGGTGCGGGGGGTaaaaggaggaggttgcttgATGGGACCGGTGCCagagggttgttgttgaggaatgtgctgaggaaggagaaaaagatgcccaaggcggcggtgacggAGTATAGGTTGAtattgagggggagggaggtcaAGGCGAGTGAGCAGGGGTGGGGGTATTACAACCGGTATACCAGGCCTTCGAGGGGGGCACTGTGCGATAatgacaaggagaagaacaAGGAAACCGGGGTGAAGAGGCGGTGGTCGACTATGTCGAGTATTTCGAccatgacgacgaggacggggAAGAGTGAGCGGTATGTGGACTTTTGA